In Sphingobium sp. Z007, one DNA window encodes the following:
- a CDS encoding transposase: MRCARLRSGYALPTPRAAQGSPSHQRSAILTGGPFCAPIRGPVCTPIDTQAITTDGLRSYGAAMNELGNREKQEVGRWANNGVENSHLPFRRRERAMLRFKQMKALQKFASVHADLHNHFSLERHLIDRKTFKERRSAAPAEWRLIAS; encoded by the coding sequence TTGCGCTGCGCGCGCCTCCGGTCGGGCTACGCCCTCCCTACGCCGCGCGCAGCGCAAGGAAGCCCGTCACATCAACGTTCCGCCATCCTGACAGGGGGTCCCTTTTGCGCGCCGATAAGGGGTCCCGTTTGCACGCCGATTGACACTCAAGCGATCACCACCGACGGGCTGAGATCCTACGGCGCGGCGATGAACGAGCTTGGCAATCGCGAGAAGCAGGAGGTCGGTCGCTGGGCGAACAACGGGGTGGAGAACAGCCACCTCCCCTTCCGACGACGAGAGCGCGCAATGCTACGCTTCAAGCAGATGAAGGCACTCCAAAAATTCGCCTCCGTCCATGCCGACCTGCACAACCACTTCTCACTGGAACGCCATCTCATAGATCGAAAAACATTCAAGGAAAGACGCTCTGCCGCTCCGGCAGAGTGGCGGTTGATCGCAAGCTAG
- a CDS encoding PAS domain-containing sensor histidine kinase codes for MTFRDTCRSRAIALIALPPAYSRRIRKTVSKTNIPISPPENPAGCLNHRNEGSLLDADHPANGVLFARRSTGPWDIPPRDALIVAVEQPGEAQAVGALVLGLNPYRLLDEATRDFANLIAAQIAGALATIDAVSAQRRDRDRLWSLSQDLMLVCDFDGVIRLVNPSATRLLGWQEDEMVGQVLADFVHPDDLSATAKEVEKLAQGVTTLLFENRYRCQDGSYRLLDWNAVPDAGRIHAVARDITRERQLARDRERIWALSPIVKVVATTQGIINAVNPSWTKTLGWSEADTVGRNILEFVAQEQEAAQQRLAKLSQSNAAVVESQSVFRAKDGSHRRFAWTTVPEAGMLYLFGRDITAETEAADALIATEEALRQSQKMEAVGQLTGGIAHDFNNLLAGVLGNLELLELRISQGRLEAIGRHLETAQGAAKRAAALTQRLLAFSRRQTLDPTAVNVNRLISGLEDLIRRTVGPSIEIEVVGSGGLWMTLVDRYQLENALLNLCINARDAMPDGGRLTIETANKWLDNRMARERELPPGQYVSLCVSDTGTGMTPDVIARAFDPFFTTKPLGEGTGLGLSMIYGFVRQSGGQVRIYSEVGAGTTMCLYLPRHMGPVTEIEQELRPTQLDAGGHGETVLVIDDEASVRSLIVDVLTDGGYHVIEAADGPSGLKVLQSDLRIDLLITDVGLPGGMNGRQVADAGRVGRPKLKILFITGYAENAVIGNGLLEHDMHVITKPFGIETIVSKVREMIDENDKLGSRSATGQSDP; via the coding sequence ATGACCTTCCGCGACACATGCAGATCCCGTGCGATCGCCTTGATCGCCTTGCCTCCGGCATACTCGCGCCGGATCCGTAAAACTGTCTCCAAAACCAACATCCCGATCTCGCCGCCTGAAAATCCAGCCGGCTGCTTAAACCATCGAAATGAGGGGTCCCTTTTAGACGCCGATCACCCCGCTAACGGGGTCCTTTTTGCACGCCGATCCACAGGACCGTGGGACATACCGCCGCGCGATGCGTTAATCGTAGCTGTCGAGCAACCCGGCGAAGCGCAAGCCGTCGGTGCACTTGTCCTGGGATTGAATCCCTACCGCCTGCTCGACGAAGCAACTCGTGATTTCGCTAACCTTATTGCCGCGCAGATAGCGGGGGCGCTTGCCACCATCGATGCCGTGTCTGCCCAGCGACGGGACCGCGATCGGCTGTGGTCGCTTAGTCAGGACCTGATGCTGGTTTGCGACTTTGATGGCGTCATTCGCTTGGTGAACCCATCCGCGACCCGGCTCCTGGGGTGGCAAGAGGATGAGATGGTTGGACAGGTCCTGGCCGATTTCGTCCATCCCGACGATTTATCTGCCACAGCCAAGGAAGTCGAGAAGCTGGCTCAGGGCGTTACGACCCTTTTGTTCGAGAACCGCTATCGCTGCCAGGACGGCAGCTATCGATTGCTCGACTGGAACGCTGTGCCGGACGCGGGCCGCATCCACGCCGTGGCGCGCGATATAACCCGGGAGCGCCAACTCGCCCGCGACCGGGAGCGGATTTGGGCGCTCTCTCCGATCGTCAAGGTGGTGGCGACGACCCAAGGCATTATCAATGCCGTCAATCCATCCTGGACGAAGACGCTGGGGTGGAGCGAAGCTGATACGGTCGGCCGCAATATCTTGGAGTTTGTAGCGCAGGAGCAAGAAGCCGCGCAGCAGCGGTTGGCGAAACTTTCCCAATCCAACGCTGCTGTAGTCGAGTCACAAAGCGTTTTTCGCGCAAAGGATGGCAGCCACCGACGCTTCGCTTGGACTACCGTTCCAGAAGCCGGGATGCTCTATCTGTTCGGCCGCGATATCACCGCGGAGACCGAAGCGGCCGATGCCCTTATCGCCACAGAGGAGGCTTTGCGCCAAAGCCAGAAGATGGAGGCGGTTGGGCAGTTAACCGGTGGCATCGCGCATGATTTCAACAATCTGCTGGCCGGGGTTCTGGGCAATCTGGAATTGCTGGAACTGCGTATTTCCCAGGGTCGTCTGGAGGCTATCGGTCGCCATCTCGAAACCGCGCAGGGCGCGGCAAAGCGGGCTGCCGCGTTGACGCAGCGACTGCTTGCCTTTTCCCGCCGACAGACGCTGGATCCCACAGCCGTCAATGTAAACCGGCTAATTTCTGGCTTGGAAGACCTCATACGCCGTACTGTCGGGCCCTCCATAGAGATCGAAGTGGTTGGATCGGGCGGTTTGTGGATGACGTTGGTTGATCGCTACCAGCTTGAAAACGCGCTTTTGAACCTTTGCATCAATGCGCGAGACGCGATGCCGGATGGCGGACGGTTGACGATCGAAACAGCCAATAAGTGGCTAGACAACCGCATGGCCCGCGAACGCGAGCTACCCCCTGGTCAATATGTGTCGCTATGCGTGAGTGACACCGGAACGGGGATGACGCCTGACGTGATCGCCCGCGCCTTTGATCCGTTCTTCACGACCAAGCCTCTGGGCGAAGGCACCGGTCTTGGTCTCTCAATGATCTATGGCTTCGTGCGGCAATCGGGAGGGCAGGTAAGGATTTATTCGGAGGTCGGCGCAGGCACGACCATGTGCCTCTACCTTCCAAGGCATATGGGACCGGTAACTGAGATCGAACAGGAGTTGCGGCCGACGCAGCTTGACGCTGGGGGGCACGGGGAGACCGTGCTGGTCATCGATGACGAGGCTTCCGTTCGCTCGCTCATCGTCGATGTCCTTACCGACGGGGGATATCACGTCATTGAAGCTGCGGATGGTCCCAGCGGCCTAAAGGTGCTTCAGTCGGATCTGCGCATCGACCTTCTCATCACGGATGTGGGTTTGCCCGGCGGAATGAATGGCCGTCAGGTCGCAGACGCCGGCCGAGTGGGACGTCCCAAACTCAAGATTTTGTTCATCACTGGCTATGCGGAAAATGCCGTCATCGGCAACGGATTGCTGGAGCATGATATGCACGTGATCACCAAACCGTTCGGAATCGAGACCATCGTCAGCAAGGTTCGTGAGATGATTGACGAAAATGACAAACTAGGCAGCCGATCAGCGACCGGCCAATCTGATCCTTGA
- a CDS encoding DEAD/DEAH box helicase, whose amino-acid sequence MSVSQGIGETALMLLDALDAGDLLYLADDEQGAEAVASALMSVAPDDHVVFLPSSDTLPGDSAPASPSNIGKRVAALRHLRRLAAESKRRPLATITSGEGAARLYADPAAFDAAPPSLRVGEPIDPTNFAADMERLGYVADDRVDEPGEVAVRGEVIDIFPADAGLPARIDVADGCVVGIRRYDPITQRTQAPCEVLEIGRAAEPEPERNVTILAHLRPGRLYVSAKAEQRRARFIRLATEAAGHSGSVIDAASQSLWAKDLAAWRSGDPADFAISPISRFAEQRSPLSALKRFATPHVQEGKRVLLVGSERDVRFLRPKIAKTFKATVETIDAIAAVDTLAPGAIAALVAPIDRGAVGARLVMIAAADLLGSRALIGATQDSLAAGLAQAGGDIRAGDLVVHEDHGVARVLGLEAATGDGDAELIALEYANSARRLVPCQEAGLLWRYGADGDAVRLDKLDGSTWEKRRGAIDEAVAQSARDLLRLARERAKVKAAIIEPDSAAYERFVASFPFNETADQARAIQAVRDDLASGRPMDRLVIGDVGYGKTEVALRAAALAALAGYQVILAAPTTVLVRQHIETFQRRFADTGVVIAGLSRLSSAAEKKAAKAGLADGSIGIVIGTAAVMAKDVRYAQLGLVIIDEEQRFGAADKTRLRGRTDLHLLAMSATPIPRTLHRAMIGLQQMSVIATPPARRQPIRTSLASPDDAMIRTALLRERSRGGQSFVVVPRIEDLAPLAERLARIVPDLALIQAHGKMPVAAIDDAMVRFGGGEGDVLLATNIIEAGLDVPRANTMIVWRADRFGLAQLHQLRGRVGRGNRRGQVILLTEAGEIAERTMKRLRTLATYDRLGAGFAISAADLDQRGAGDPLADTQAGHMKLIGIDLYQHLFEAALKAARGEDAGLWTPELNLGSAGGLPSDWIPDPDIRLGLYVRLSRLVDEAGLSALEEELADRFGPLPPAAERLIDANRIAILARAAGIARVDAGPAAMALTPREPGRDMSKCAGLFEKDGRWLLKAQTDEADRLARVIDLLESIGA is encoded by the coding sequence ATGAGCGTTTCCCAGGGAATTGGTGAGACTGCACTCATGCTGCTCGACGCGCTTGACGCGGGCGATCTGCTCTATCTGGCCGATGACGAGCAGGGCGCCGAAGCGGTAGCCAGCGCGCTCATGTCCGTGGCGCCTGACGATCATGTCGTCTTCCTGCCGTCGAGCGACACCTTGCCCGGCGACAGCGCGCCTGCATCGCCCTCGAACATCGGGAAACGGGTCGCCGCCTTGCGGCACCTTCGACGGCTGGCGGCGGAATCCAAGCGCCGCCCTCTTGCCACCATCACGAGCGGTGAAGGGGCTGCGCGGCTTTATGCAGACCCCGCCGCCTTCGACGCCGCGCCGCCCAGCCTGCGCGTTGGCGAACCGATCGATCCGACAAATTTCGCCGCTGACATGGAAAGACTTGGCTATGTCGCCGACGATCGCGTCGATGAACCAGGCGAGGTGGCGGTCCGCGGGGAGGTGATCGACATTTTTCCTGCAGATGCCGGGCTGCCGGCCCGGATCGATGTCGCCGATGGGTGCGTCGTAGGCATCCGCCGCTATGATCCGATCACGCAGCGCACGCAGGCGCCGTGCGAGGTGCTGGAGATCGGCCGCGCGGCCGAACCGGAGCCTGAGCGGAATGTCACCATTCTCGCCCATCTGCGGCCGGGGCGGCTTTATGTTTCGGCAAAGGCCGAGCAGCGCCGCGCGCGTTTCATTCGCTTGGCCACCGAGGCCGCCGGCCATTCGGGTTCGGTGATCGATGCCGCATCCCAGTCGCTATGGGCGAAGGATCTTGCGGCCTGGCGATCCGGCGATCCGGCGGATTTCGCTATATCGCCCATTTCCCGCTTTGCGGAGCAGCGCTCACCCCTATCGGCACTGAAGCGCTTTGCGACGCCGCATGTGCAGGAGGGGAAGCGCGTGCTCCTGGTTGGCAGCGAGCGGGATGTCCGTTTCCTCCGGCCCAAGATAGCCAAGACGTTCAAGGCTACGGTCGAAACCATCGACGCGATCGCGGCTGTCGATACGCTTGCGCCGGGCGCGATAGCTGCGCTGGTTGCGCCGATCGATCGGGGGGCTGTTGGCGCAAGGCTCGTGATGATCGCTGCCGCCGATCTTCTGGGTAGCCGGGCGTTGATTGGCGCGACGCAGGACAGCCTTGCCGCCGGGCTTGCCCAGGCGGGCGGCGACATTCGTGCGGGCGATCTGGTCGTGCATGAGGATCATGGCGTCGCGCGCGTGCTGGGCCTGGAGGCAGCTACCGGCGATGGCGACGCAGAACTGATTGCGCTAGAATATGCCAATAGCGCCCGGCGGCTCGTTCCCTGCCAGGAGGCCGGCCTGTTATGGCGTTATGGCGCCGATGGCGATGCGGTGCGGCTCGACAAGCTTGACGGATCGACCTGGGAAAAGCGGCGCGGGGCGATTGACGAGGCGGTGGCCCAAAGCGCGCGCGATCTTCTTCGATTGGCGCGGGAAAGGGCCAAGGTCAAAGCCGCGATCATCGAACCTGATAGTGCCGCTTATGAACGATTCGTGGCCAGCTTCCCTTTCAACGAAACGGCGGATCAGGCGCGGGCGATTCAGGCGGTACGGGACGACCTGGCCAGCGGACGGCCGATGGATCGCCTGGTTATCGGCGATGTCGGCTATGGCAAGACGGAGGTCGCCCTGCGTGCCGCCGCGCTTGCCGCCCTTGCAGGCTATCAAGTCATTTTGGCCGCGCCCACGACGGTTCTCGTTCGGCAACATATCGAGACGTTCCAGCGCCGCTTTGCCGATACGGGCGTGGTCATCGCTGGCCTCTCGCGCCTTTCGAGTGCGGCGGAGAAGAAGGCGGCGAAGGCCGGGCTGGCCGACGGGTCCATCGGCATCGTCATCGGCACGGCTGCGGTGATGGCGAAGGATGTACGCTATGCCCAATTGGGGCTTGTCATTATCGACGAAGAGCAGCGCTTCGGCGCGGCTGACAAGACAAGGCTGCGGGGACGCACCGACCTTCATCTGCTGGCGATGAGCGCGACGCCCATCCCCCGGACATTGCACCGCGCGATGATCGGCCTGCAACAGATGTCGGTGATCGCAACGCCGCCCGCCCGTCGCCAGCCGATCCGGACAAGTCTTGCCAGCCCCGACGATGCGATGATCAGGACCGCCCTATTGCGTGAGCGGTCGCGTGGCGGACAAAGCTTCGTCGTCGTGCCCCGTATCGAGGATCTCGCGCCGCTGGCCGAGCGGCTGGCGCGGATCGTACCGGACCTCGCGCTGATCCAAGCGCATGGCAAGATGCCGGTGGCCGCCATCGACGATGCCATGGTCCGCTTTGGCGGTGGCGAAGGCGATGTTCTGCTCGCGACCAATATCATCGAGGCAGGGCTGGACGTGCCGCGCGCCAACACGATGATCGTCTGGCGCGCCGACCGCTTTGGCCTCGCCCAGCTTCATCAATTGCGCGGGCGGGTGGGCCGCGGCAATCGCCGGGGTCAGGTCATTTTGCTGACAGAAGCGGGAGAGATTGCCGAACGCACCATGAAGCGGCTGCGCACGCTGGCCACCTATGACCGGCTGGGTGCGGGCTTCGCGATCAGCGCCGCCGATCTTGATCAACGGGGCGCTGGCGATCCGCTGGCTGATACGCAGGCCGGGCATATGAAGCTGATCGGGATCGACCTCTATCAACATCTGTTCGAAGCGGCTTTGAAAGCGGCGCGGGGGGAGGACGCCGGACTGTGGACGCCTGAACTCAATCTGGGCAGCGCGGGCGGCTTGCCATCGGACTGGATACCCGACCCCGACATCCGTCTGGGCCTCTATGTCAGGCTTTCGCGGCTTGTCGATGAGGCTGGGCTCAGCGCACTGGAGGAGGAACTGGCGGATAGATTTGGTCCGCTGCCCCCCGCCGCCGAACGTCTGATCGATGCCAACAGGATTGCTATTCTCGCGCGGGCGGCCGGGATTGCACGCGTCGATGCAGGCCCGGCCGCGATGGCGCTGACGCCGCGCGAACCGGGTCGCGACATGAGCAAATGTGCAGGGCTGTTCGAAAAAGACGGCCGCTGGCTTTTGAAGGCGCAGACCGATGAGGCCGATCGGCTCGCACGGGTGATCGACCTGCTCGAAAGCATTGGCGCTTAG
- a CDS encoding SDR family oxidoreductase translates to MKIAVVTGGAQGIGKGITQALLTQGWRVAVLDQDAEAVRDLSDEMPTDRLMAIRANVASERDVEKAFDKIKAWNKATEEAEGIDLLVSNAGLANPVSGPIEKLALKKWQAWQDSHVTGAFLMVRTAVPLLRQRKGAIVIMASTRAIQSEPDTEAYAAAKGALCALTHALAISLGPDIRVNAVLPGWIETRPWAKAQVREAVEHCAIDREQHPVGRVGEPSDIAATVLFLASEGAGFITGQQIAVDGGITRKMIYAH, encoded by the coding sequence ATGAAGATAGCGGTCGTTACAGGGGGTGCTCAGGGCATCGGCAAAGGCATCACACAGGCCTTGTTAACGCAGGGCTGGAGAGTGGCGGTGTTGGACCAGGATGCCGAAGCGGTTCGCGATCTTTCCGACGAGATGCCGACCGACAGGCTTATGGCGATCCGGGCCAACGTCGCCAGCGAGCGCGACGTCGAAAAAGCGTTCGACAAGATTAAAGCCTGGAACAAGGCGACGGAAGAGGCCGAGGGCATCGATCTGCTCGTATCCAATGCGGGCCTTGCCAACCCGGTCAGCGGTCCGATCGAAAAACTGGCGCTCAAGAAATGGCAGGCGTGGCAGGACAGCCACGTGACCGGCGCTTTTCTGATGGTGCGCACCGCTGTGCCGCTCCTACGCCAACGTAAAGGGGCAATCGTCATCATGGCATCGACCCGTGCGATCCAGTCGGAACCCGATACGGAAGCCTATGCTGCGGCCAAGGGTGCGCTCTGCGCCCTGACCCATGCCCTGGCGATCAGCCTTGGCCCCGACATCCGCGTCAACGCCGTCTTGCCCGGCTGGATAGAAACGCGCCCCTGGGCCAAAGCGCAGGTGCGCGAAGCGGTGGAGCATTGCGCGATCGATCGGGAACAGCATCCGGTGGGCCGCGTCGGCGAACCCTCAGACATCGCGGCTACCGTCTTGTTTCTGGCGTCGGAGGGCGCGGGTTTCATCACGGGCCAGCAGATTGCCGTCGATGGCGGCATAACCCGCAAGATGATCTACGCACATTGA
- a CDS encoding inositol monophosphatase family protein: MEAVAVELATIGGREILATLGSLMAVQYKGDDDAIALMRDPVSEVDSRVEAMIRSHLANHFPDHGIIGEEMAIQPGLVSDFVWAVDPIDGTSNFINGFPLFASSVGVLYRGVPIVGALWCSTSHLLAPGVYHGGGGAGLRFEGEQVSRMPNPAVRKRLAGDPHGQSGVGPWDGRKTGSAAIECAFVAAGLLQVARFATPNIWDVAGGIALAHASGASVFQEDDGNWEPFASFGVQLTQMAQWRHPLILGTPEDAARMTDIQRADAQDRSRWI, from the coding sequence ATGGAAGCTGTTGCGGTGGAACTGGCCACGATCGGCGGCCGAGAAATCCTGGCTACGCTTGGCAGCCTTATGGCCGTGCAATATAAGGGGGATGACGACGCCATCGCCTTGATGCGCGATCCGGTGAGCGAAGTCGACAGCCGGGTCGAGGCGATGATCCGTAGTCATCTGGCAAATCATTTCCCCGACCATGGCATCATCGGCGAAGAAATGGCCATCCAACCGGGGCTGGTCAGCGATTTCGTCTGGGCGGTCGATCCGATCGATGGGACAAGCAACTTCATCAACGGCTTCCCGTTGTTCGCGTCATCCGTGGGCGTCCTGTACCGGGGCGTTCCCATCGTCGGCGCATTATGGTGCAGCACAAGTCATTTGCTGGCACCTGGCGTCTATCATGGCGGAGGCGGTGCGGGTTTGCGGTTTGAAGGCGAACAGGTCTCACGCATGCCCAACCCTGCCGTTCGCAAACGGCTTGCGGGCGATCCGCATGGCCAGTCTGGCGTCGGGCCGTGGGATGGGCGCAAGACAGGGTCGGCAGCGATCGAATGCGCGTTCGTCGCGGCAGGCCTTCTACAAGTCGCCAGGTTCGCAACGCCCAACATCTGGGATGTCGCTGGGGGAATAGCCCTAGCGCACGCATCGGGCGCTTCGGTGTTTCAGGAGGATGATGGAAATTGGGAGCCATTCGCCAGCTTTGGCGTCCAATTAACGCAGATGGCGCAATGGCGGCATCCATTGATCCTTGGGACGCCTGAGGATGCCGCCCGCATGACCGACATCCAGCGCGCTGACGCACAAGATCGAAGCCGCTGGATATAG
- a CDS encoding diacylglycerol kinase family protein has protein sequence MKALLVHSPNAGTKPGPIRSLIGQLEEAGFAIHYCEHGQDDIRSGMNGMEMAIAAGGDGTVASVATEIPDRSVPIAILPMGGSNNVARALGIRQSAEAVIAGFDNAREKRLTVGSVTGPFGRKGFLEAVGLGALNQSIELVDESPDTPEEKRENGRAAFRETLRTAKPIACAVDVDGRRFDGPWLLVEILNIGAIGPRLPFAPRADTQDKLLDILLVGEVDRDAMVGWAEHFSGPPPARLETGCVVTLQASGLCPRIDDRPIDMPDDAWTVEIRLDEEPVTILVPSGRPEHDDDTC, from the coding sequence GTGAAGGCGCTATTGGTCCATAGCCCTAATGCGGGAACAAAGCCCGGGCCGATCCGGTCGCTTATTGGTCAATTGGAAGAGGCTGGCTTTGCCATCCACTATTGCGAACATGGCCAGGACGATATTCGATCCGGGATGAACGGCATGGAAATGGCGATCGCCGCTGGCGGTGATGGGACCGTAGCTTCGGTCGCCACCGAGATACCCGACCGATCTGTACCCATTGCGATCCTGCCGATGGGCGGGTCGAATAATGTCGCAAGGGCGCTGGGCATTCGTCAATCGGCCGAAGCGGTCATTGCTGGTTTCGACAATGCGCGCGAAAAGAGGCTGACCGTAGGCAGCGTCACTGGACCGTTCGGACGGAAAGGCTTTCTGGAAGCGGTAGGTCTTGGTGCGCTCAATCAATCCATCGAACTTGTAGATGAATCGCCCGACACCCCTGAGGAGAAGCGCGAAAACGGCCGTGCGGCATTTCGGGAGACGTTGCGCACGGCCAAGCCGATCGCGTGCGCCGTTGATGTCGATGGACGCCGTTTCGACGGGCCATGGCTGCTTGTAGAAATTCTCAACATTGGCGCAATCGGCCCACGGCTCCCCTTCGCGCCAAGGGCGGACACACAGGATAAGCTGCTCGACATCCTGCTCGTTGGCGAGGTTGATCGCGACGCCATGGTCGGGTGGGCCGAACATTTCTCGGGCCCGCCACCGGCCCGATTGGAAACCGGCTGCGTTGTCACGCTTCAAGCCAGCGGGCTTTGCCCCCGGATCGACGATCGCCCCATCGACATGCCCGACGACGCATGGACGGTCGAAATACGGCTGGACGAAGAGCCGGTGACGATATTGGTGCCGAGCGGCAGGCCGGAACATGACGATGACACCTGCTGA
- a CDS encoding DUF3072 domain-containing protein: MSGNEPITGAQASYLATLCEQAGVELPTGDLAKPAKLGRE, translated from the coding sequence GTGTCCGGCAATGAACCCATTACCGGCGCACAGGCGTCCTATTTGGCGACTCTGTGCGAACAAGCGGGTGTGGAACTGCCGACCGGCGACCTGGCTAAGCCGGCGAAGCTTGGGCGAGAGTGA
- a CDS encoding SRPBCC family protein, producing MTMATDDAPPTTSKLNEERASGIAAVSQSRGDDLIGRSVTINRPRDELFAYWRNFSNLPSFMDNVERIDILSSTTSHWVVKAPAGRTVEWDATITEEKAGELIAWTSAEGADVPNSGRIEFRDAGARGAIVTATIAYDPPAGVVGKVIAKLFQLEPAIQARRDLRRFKQLMETGEIATAAWTQKQRDEEKA from the coding sequence ATGACGATGGCGACAGACGATGCCCCACCCACGACATCAAAATTAAATGAAGAACGCGCGAGCGGAATCGCGGCAGTGTCTCAGTCTAGGGGTGACGACCTGATCGGGCGCTCGGTCACGATCAACCGCCCTCGCGACGAACTCTTCGCCTATTGGCGCAATTTTTCCAATCTGCCTTCCTTCATGGATAATGTCGAACGGATCGACATATTGTCGAGCACGACATCGCATTGGGTGGTGAAAGCGCCGGCTGGACGCACCGTGGAATGGGACGCGACCATTACGGAGGAGAAGGCTGGCGAATTGATTGCCTGGACCTCTGCCGAAGGCGCCGATGTCCCCAATAGCGGCCGCATCGAATTCCGTGATGCGGGCGCGCGTGGCGCCATCGTCACGGCGACTATCGCCTATGATCCGCCCGCAGGTGTGGTGGGTAAGGTGATCGCCAAGCTCTTTCAGCTCGAACCTGCCATCCAGGCGCGACGCGATCTGCGCCGTTTCAAGCAATTGATGGAAACGGGCGAGATCGCGACCGCGGCCTGGACCCAAAAGCAGCGTGACGAGGAGAAAGCCTGA
- a CDS encoding zinc-dependent alcohol dehydrogenase has product MRALTWHGKHDVRVDTVDDPEILNPRDAIIKITSTAICGSDLHLYDGYIPTMQAGDILGHEFMGEVVEIGPKSTLQKGQRVVVPFTIACGSCYHCGKHQYSACDNGNPADNQDIGQEMYGQPMSGLFGYSHLTGGYAGGQAEYVRVPFSDVGPIVVPDGLEDDEVLFLSDILPTGWQAAENADIEPGDTVAVWGCGPVGLFAVQSAFLMGAHRVIAIDHFPHRLELAKKFGAETINFEESKTYEALMEMTGGIGPDAVIDAVGLEAHGFFVDNVVDQIKASLFLGTDRTHSIRQAIHACRKGGRVSMPAVYGGFVDKFPLGAFMEKGLTLKTGQTSVQHYMPALLNAILEGKIDTTFLISHRMGLEDAPKGYKMFHDNQNEVTKIVLKPGLAVGAQ; this is encoded by the coding sequence ATGCGCGCGCTCACATGGCACGGCAAGCACGACGTCCGTGTAGATACGGTGGACGACCCCGAAATCCTCAACCCGCGCGATGCGATCATCAAGATTACATCGACGGCGATCTGCGGGTCCGACCTGCATCTGTATGACGGCTATATTCCTACCATGCAGGCCGGCGACATCCTCGGCCACGAATTTATGGGCGAAGTGGTCGAAATCGGTCCCAAATCGACCTTGCAAAAGGGACAGCGCGTCGTAGTCCCTTTCACCATTGCCTGCGGCAGTTGCTACCATTGCGGCAAGCATCAATATTCCGCCTGCGACAATGGCAACCCGGCCGACAATCAGGATATCGGCCAGGAAATGTACGGCCAGCCCATGTCCGGGCTGTTTGGCTACAGCCATCTGACCGGCGGCTATGCAGGCGGCCAAGCTGAATATGTCCGCGTCCCGTTCAGCGATGTGGGTCCGATAGTCGTCCCCGACGGGCTCGAAGATGACGAAGTGCTGTTCCTATCCGACATCCTGCCGACCGGCTGGCAGGCGGCAGAGAATGCGGATATCGAACCGGGCGACACGGTGGCGGTGTGGGGTTGCGGGCCGGTCGGACTGTTTGCGGTCCAATCCGCTTTCCTGATGGGCGCGCATCGCGTCATCGCGATCGACCATTTTCCGCATCGGCTGGAACTGGCGAAAAAATTCGGCGCGGAGACGATCAATTTCGAGGAATCCAAAACCTACGAAGCGTTGATGGAGATGACCGGCGGCATCGGGCCTGATGCGGTGATCGACGCAGTGGGTTTGGAAGCCCATGGTTTCTTTGTCGACAATGTGGTCGATCAAATCAAGGCATCGCTGTTCCTGGGGACCGATCGCACCCATTCTATCCGGCAGGCGATCCACGCCTGTCGCAAGGGCGGGCGCGTGTCGATGCCAGCCGTCTACGGCGGCTTCGTGGACAAGTTTCCGCTCGGCGCATTCATGGAAAAGGGCCTGACCCTCAAGACCGGTCAGACGAGCGTGCAGCATTATATGCCCGCCCTGCTCAATGCGATTCTGGAGGGCAAGATCGATACAACCTTCCTGATCTCGCATCGCATGGGCCTGGAAGATGCGCCCAAGGGCTACAAGATGTTCCACGATAACCAGAATGAAGTGACCAAGATCGTGCTGAAGCCCGGTCTTGCCGTCGGCGCGCAATAG